The DNA sequence CTCCGCCTATCCGGACGGTTGGCCGGGTTATAAGGCGCGCATCAGCGAGGATCGGGAAGTCTGGACGCAGGCGGACACCAGCTATGCCGACGGCGTCCTCACCATCAGCCTTTCGCCGGATCGCAATGCGCTGTGGGTCGCCTATTTCGCGCCTTATTCGATGGAGCGGCATCACGACCTGATCGCCTGGGCGGGTTGCCAGCCGGGGGTCGATCATCGGGAATTGGGCCTGACGCTCGACAAGCAGCCGCTCGACCTTCTGACGCTGGGCAACGGGCCAAAGCAGGTCTGGCTCTATGCTCGCCAGCATCCCGGCGAGACGATGGCGCAGTGGTGGATGGAAGGCGCGCTGGAGCGGCTCTGCGACGAGGAGGATGCCGTCGCCCGGCTGCTCCGCGCGAAGGCGACTTTCCACATCGTGCCCAACATGAACCCTGACGGCAGCCGACGGGGCCATCTGCGCACCAATGCGGCGGGCGTGAACCTCAACCGTGAATGGCACGAACCGTCGATGGACCGTAGTCCGGAGGTTTTCCTTGTCCGGCAGGAAATGGACCGGACGGGGGTCGATTTCGCGATGGATGTGCATGGCGATGAAGCTATCCCCGCAGTCTTCCTGGCGGGCTTTGAAGGCATTCCTTCGCTCGGCGAGCGGCAACTCGCCCTCTATAATCGCTTTCGGGATACGCTCGCGGCCCGGACGCCCGATTTCCAGACGGCGCGAGGATACCCCTCATCGGCGCCGGGCAAGGGCAACCTGACCATGTCCACCAATCAGGTTGCCGAACGTTTCGGTGCGGTCGCCATGACGCTGGAGATGCCCTTCAAGGACAATGACGATTTGCCCGGTCCGGAATTTGGCTGGTCCCCGGCACGATCGAAGCAGCTTGCCAAGGACTGCCTTGCGGTTCTGGCTGAGATGATCGGAGAACTCTGAGCTTTCCTGACGCGCGGCTCCGTTAGCCAAAAAGATCGGTGAGAAAGTCCCTCATCGACCGGAAGCTGCGGTGGTCCGCGTCGGGGCTGTAGGCGAGACCCATGTCCGGCATGTTGACCGCCTGATCGGTGAATGCGTGCCCGGTGTTCCCATAGGCATGGATCTGCCAGTCGCATCCCGCTTTCGTCAGTTCGTCAGCCAATGCCACCGTAGCCGCTGGGGGAGCCAAGGGATCGTCCCAACCGTGGCACACCAACAGCTTCGCCCTGATGGCGGCGTTGGGAAAAGGTGGCGCGTCATAAATCCCATGGAAGCTGACGCCGCCCGCGATGTCGGCGCCGCTGCGCGCCAGATCGAGCACGCATTTGCCGCCGAAGCAGAAGCCGATCGCGGCCGTCCGGCTCGCGTCCGCTTCGGGAAGTGATTTGAGGACGGAATGAGCCGCGTTGAGCCGGTCACGCAGCAGGGCGCGGTCGGCATTC is a window from the Sphingobium sp. Cam5-1 genome containing:
- a CDS encoding M14 family metallopeptidase, which codes for MTISISNAFDSGNIRVLSIIDTGERVRAELEIVKDRQSDFYQWFHFRIAGVAGREVELAIVNGGTSAYPDGWPGYKARISEDREVWTQADTSYADGVLTISLSPDRNALWVAYFAPYSMERHHDLIAWAGCQPGVDHRELGLTLDKQPLDLLTLGNGPKQVWLYARQHPGETMAQWWMEGALERLCDEEDAVARLLRAKATFHIVPNMNPDGSRRGHLRTNAAGVNLNREWHEPSMDRSPEVFLVRQEMDRTGVDFAMDVHGDEAIPAVFLAGFEGIPSLGERQLALYNRFRDTLAARTPDFQTARGYPSSAPGKGNLTMSTNQVAERFGAVAMTLEMPFKDNDDLPGPEFGWSPARSKQLAKDCLAVLAEMIGEL
- a CDS encoding dienelactone hydrolase family protein, with translation MTITRRVTVHEGPGGPFESMAVFDQTAGAPRPGILLFPNALGTKEADFVYAEKVVELGYTVFVADIYGQGKRASRDDPDMGRYMNEMNADRALLRDRLNAAHSVLKSLPEADASRTAAIGFCFGGKCVLDLARSGADIAGGVSFHGIYDAPPFPNAAIRAKLLVCHGWDDPLAPPAATVALADELTKAGCDWQIHAYGNTGHAFTDQAVNMPDMGLAYSPDADHRSFRSMRDFLTDLFG